The genome window AAAAGAAAATGATTTCAAAAGGCTTCTGTTCATATGTGGGGGGAAATCCGGATCTAGAGGCGGCTATGTTTGCCAATGAAATTGAAATTGAATTAGTACCTCAAGGAACTCTCAGTGAAAGAATTAGAGCGGCAGGTATGGGAATACGTGCTTTCTACACTCCTACTGGTTATGGAACCGAAGTGGCCGAAGGAAAAGAGGTAAAGGAGTTTGACCGACCTTGTATCCTAGAAGAAGCGCTTCACGCAGACTTTGCTATTATCAAGGCACAAAAAGCAGATCAATATGGAAATCTATGGTTTAAAGAAACCGCACGTAACTTCTCTCCCCTTATGGCCATGGCCGCAAAGACAACGATTGTTGAAGTTGAAGAGATTGTCGAGCTCGGTGATATTAAGCCTGAGGATGTTCATATCCCAGGCGTCTTTGTTCAACGTGTTTATCAAGGTACTAATTATGAGAATGCCATTGAATTCTTAAAAACAAGGGAGTCTTAAATATGTGGACAAAAGAACAAATGGCAAAAGAAGTAACGACTCTTTTCAAAGAGAACTCAACAATTAATTTAGGAATTGGGCTACCTACTATAATTCCATCACAGCTTCCAAAGAATCATAGCTATATCATTCATAGTGAAAATGGCGTTCTTGGGGTTGGAGATAACCCAACTGAATCTGAAGTATCGGCTACACTAATTAATGCCGGTAAAGAAACCATTACTGTTGAAAAAGGAGCTAGCTTCTTTGATAGTTCCATGAGCTTTGGAATGATCAGAGGAGGCCATATCGACTTCTGTGTTCTAGGAGGAATGGAAGTTGATACACAAGGCTCTCTTGCCAATTGGAAGATCCCTGGTAAGAAAATAACAGGTATGGGTGGCGCTATGGATCTAGTAAATGGTGCTAAAAACATCATTGTTATGATGAGACACTTTAGTAAAACTGGTGAGCCAAAACTTTTACCACAATGTAACTTGCCGCTTACTGGAAAAAGTGTTGTCGATTATGTTGTAACTGAATGTGGAAGTTTTAAAGTTGAAAATGGAAAGTTTATAGTTTTG of Bacteriovorax sp. BAL6_X contains these proteins:
- a CDS encoding 3-oxoacid CoA-transferase subunit B codes for the protein MWTKEQMAKEVTTLFKENSTINLGIGLPTIIPSQLPKNHSYIIHSENGVLGVGDNPTESEVSATLINAGKETITVEKGASFFDSSMSFGMIRGGHIDFCVLGGMEVDTQGSLANWKIPGKKITGMGGAMDLVNGAKNIIVMMRHFSKTGEPKLLPQCNLPLTGKSVVDYVVTECGSFKVENGKFIVLNLADGMTIKDLNKNFDNEIFE
- a CDS encoding CoA transferase subunit A, encoding MYSKIFPSAQEALKDVTSGSTIMSGGFGLCGIPENSINQLAQMELNDLKVISNNIGNSGRGLVKLLKKKMISKGFCSYVGGNPDLEAAMFANEIEIELVPQGTLSERIRAAGMGIRAFYTPTGYGTEVAEGKEVKEFDRPCILEEALHADFAIIKAQKADQYGNLWFKETARNFSPLMAMAAKTTIVEVEEIVELGDIKPEDVHIPGVFVQRVYQGTNYENAIEFLKTRES